The Fragaria vesca subsp. vesca linkage group LG2, FraVesHawaii_1.0, whole genome shotgun sequence genome includes a window with the following:
- the LOC101298684 gene encoding glutathione S-transferase T3-like has protein sequence MDLTPLNFTNLLNSSKSALDDLNEPLHAYDFPLSQCHLNDSPYEEICRTEFCATEEQQSPCEPSSKKAAAPRQANFSIEEDKLLVSAWLNISLDPVKGTGQKRQQFWKRITKYFEDNKTWTGERSTKSLINRWSTISSSVSKFCGHYSSIEHLRRSGYTEQDKIVEAKETYKKEERHAFVLDHCWVVLRFQQKWMDEHQNQESKRQQQKVRSSKNHDSINLEDDLEAPEPASLKRPIGRKAAKEANKKAKSNDEGSANEKESKIRSELEEFRAKRLESDRIKAEQFKLLLDTQKKEVALKRRNLSFRLGVRRLE, from the exons ATGGATTTGACACCATTGAATTTCACTAACCTCCTCAATAGTAGCAAATCAGCCCTTGATGATCTCAATGAACCATTGCATGCATACGATTTTCCATTGAGCCAGTGTCATCTCAATGATTCTCCTTATGAAGAGATATGTAGAACTGAATTTTGTGCTACTGAAGAGCAGCAGTCACCTTGTGAACCTAGCAGCAAGAAAGCTGCTGCACCACGACAAGCTAACTTCTCAATTGAGGAAGACAAACTTCTTGTATCTGCATGGCTCAATATCAGCTTGGACCCTGTCAAAGGAACTGGCCAAAAGAGACAACAATTCTGGAAAAGAATTACAAAATACTTTGAAGACAACAAGACGTGGACTGGTGAACGGTCGACAAAATCACTCATTAATCGTTGGTCAACAATCAGCAGCAGTGTGAGCAAGTTTTGTGGACATTATTCTTCAATTGAACACTTGAGGAGAAGTGGTTACACAGAACAAGATAAG ATAGTGGAGGCAAAAGAGACTTACAAGAAAGAAGAACGTCATGCATTTGTACTTGATCATTGTTGGGTTGTTTTGAGGTTCCAGCAAAAATGGATGGATGAACATCAAAATCAAGAATCTAAGAGACAACAACAGAAGGTTCGTTCTAGTAAGAATCATGATTCAATCAACTTAGAAGATGATTTGGAAGCTCCTGAACCTGCAAGCTTGAAGAGGCCAATTGGGAGAAAGGCTGCAAAAGAAGCAAACAAGAAAGCAAAGTCCAACGATGAAGGTAGCGCAAATGAGAAGGAATCTAAAATCCGTTCTGAGTTGGAAGAGTTCAGAGCAAAGCGATTAGAAAGTGATCGCATAAAGGCTGAACAATTTAAGTTGCTACTTGATACTCAGAAAAAGGAAGTTGCTCTTAAGAGAAGGAACTTGAGCTTCAGGCTCGGAGTGAGGAGATTGGAATAA
- the LOC101298096 gene encoding uncharacterized protein LOC101298096 gives MPGACNDLNVLAKSPLFDELTAGRAPNIQFQVNNRVHKLGYYLADGIYPRWATFVKTIPNLTRPKEITFAKAQEGYRKDVEMCFGILQARFGIVRGAARGWDKEDLRYIMLACIILHNMIVEDKCPEDTDEDLESDEEEENNMRPRIAEVWDGPTGQDFEEVGRDAHTFEGFMERYNEIRNQYDHLNLQEDLIEHLWEVQDNMDI, from the coding sequence ATGCCCGGGGCATGCAACGACCTCAACGTCCTAGCAAAGTCCCCATTGTTTGACGAGCTTACTGCCGGTCGAGCACCAAATATCCAATTCCAAGTGAACAATAGAGTTCATAAATTGGGTTACTATCTCGCCGATGGAATATATCCAAGGTGGGCGACTTTCGTGAAGACCATTCCAAACCTCACACGGCCCAAGGAAATTACATTTGCCAAGGCTCAAGAGGGATACAGGAAAGATGTGGAGATGTGTTTTGGTATTTTACAAGCACGCTTCGGTATTGTTAGAGGAGCTGCTCGGGGGTGGGATAAAGAGGATCTCCGATATATCATGTTGGCTTGTATTATCTTACACAACATGATAGTTGAGGACAAATGCCCTGAAGATACCGATGAGGATTTAGAGTCTGACGAAGAAGAGGAGAACAATATGAGGCCAAGGATAGCAGAAGTTTGGGATGGACCTACTGGGCAAGATTTTGAGGAAGTTGGTAGAGATGCTCATACTTTTGAAGGTTTCATGGAGCGGTACAATGAAATTAGAAATCAGTACGATCACTTAAACCTTCAAGAAGATCTTATCGAGCATTTATGGGAAGTGCAAGACAATATGGATATCTAG
- the LOC101298394 gene encoding uncharacterized protein LOC101298394 produces MVDVVAAMVEDHVISSIKSSSSIRPVVDCSGQLDAPVASSNAFSALAEVDEDFVLAPPKTATPDVTRLAARVKGQNIDALPLAVWSKSSKKKKRVIGDFNVTRRCEETIGGNSRFTNAMDEFNSCLHNSKLDDLNYSVLSFLPPGISDHAAMVVKVGLPFRIRKAPFKFFNFLADREDFIPIVSAVWATNVWGSKQFQVWRKLKLVKNQFKLLNCNVVEKLLKKKSRVQWLKKGDKNSTFFFKTMTKHRNRNRIATINRSDGPDLAKSLCNEFTHDDIRAVFFSMNPNKSPGPDGFNGCFFQKAWLVIGDNVVAAAVKEFFSYGSLLMELNSTIITLVPKVANPTTMSDFRPISCCNTFYKIIAKLLANRLKGTLHLIVGPSQSTFIPGRRIGDNILLAQEIICDYHKADGQPRCTFMVDMMKANDTVEWDFIIATLQAFNIPSTLIGWIKSCISSAKFSVCVNGELAGFFARRRGLRQGDPLSPYLFVIAMEVLSLCIQRRINCSPCFRYHWRCDQLNLSHLCFADDLLMFCNGDENSVRTLHDAFSNFESLSSLKANVSESKIFLAGVDGNSSDSVLQVTNFSLGTCPVRYLGIPLITSKLRMQDCSPLLDRIETRIKSWENKVLSFAGRLQLIQSVLSSIQVYWASHLILPKKVLKDIEKRLRCFLWAGNCSGRAATKVAWSEICLPKCEGGLGIKDLHCWNKALMISHIWNLVSSSSNFWTDWVKVYLLKGNSFWNAPLPSICSWNWRKLLKIRELCCSFFVNIIGDGRATSLWFDNWHPLGPLTLRWSSNIIGESGLSKSAMLTPNGFYSTSSAWNTLRPSRFIVPWYRLVWFVAETHNHLFFDCAYSFGIWTHVLSKCDVSKPLLPWSDFIFWVATNWKGNSLPVVILKLALQAVVYAIWRERNNRRFRNESLPPAVVFKGIVESIRLCLLSWKIPHTPSNAYIFHEWRLAS; encoded by the exons ATGGTAGATGTGGTAGCTGCAATGGTGGAGGATCATGTTATTTCTAGTATTAAATCTAGTTCTAGCATCCGCCCAGTTGTTGATTGTAGTGGGCAGCTAGACGCCCCAGTTGCTTCTAGTAATGCTTTCTCTGCCTTAGCGGAAGTGGATGAGGATTTTGTGCTTGCCCCTCCTAAGACTGCCACTCCTGATGTTACTCGCCTTGCTGCTCGTGTCAAGGGGCAAAACATTGATGCTTTACCTCTAGCAGTTTGGTCCAAGTCTTCGAAAAAAAAGAAAAGAG TCATTGGTGACTTTAATGTTACTAGAAGATGTGAGGAAACTATAGGTGGCAATAGCCGTTTCACCAATGCTATGGATGAATTTAATTCTTGTCTTCACAACTCTAAGCTTGATGATCTTAATTACTCTG TACTGAGTTTTTTACCTCCTGGCATTTCTGATCATGCAGCTATGGTGGTTAAGGTCGGTCTTCCCTTCAGAATCCGCAAAGCTCCTTTTAAGTTCTTCAACTTCTTAGCTGACAGGGAAGATTTCATTCCAATTGTCTCTGCTGTGTGGGCTACTAATGTTTGGGGTTCTAAACAATTTCAAGTCTGGCGGAAGCTTAAACTTGTAAAGAATCAATTCAAGCTCCTCAACTGTAATGTTGTTG AAAAGTTGTTGAAGAAAAAGTCTCGAGTGCAATGGCTCAAGAAAGGGGACAAGAATTCTACTTTTTTCTTCAAGACCATGACCAAGCATAGAAACAGGAATCGTATTGCCACTATTAATCGTAGTGATGG TCCTGATCTTGCAAAATCTCTGTGCAACGAGTTCACTCATGATGATATTAGGGCTGTTTTCTTTTCTATGAATCCTAATAAGTCTCCAGGACCAGATGGGTTCAATGGTTGCTTCTTCCAAAAAGCTTGGCTAGTTATTGGAGATAATGTTGTTGCTGCTGCTGTTAAGGAATTTTTCTCTTATGGCTCCCTTCTTATGGAGCTAAATTCCACCATAATCACTCTCGTTCCTAAAGTAGCTAATCCCACTACTATGAGTGATTTCAGACCTATATCCTGCTGCAACACTTTTTATAAAATTATTGCTAAGTTATTGGCAAATAGGCTCAAGGGCACTCTTCATCTTATTGTCGGTCCTTCCCAATCTACTTTCATCCCTGGGCGTAGAATTGGGGACAATATCCTCCTTGCCCAAGAGATCATTTGTGATTACCATAAAGCTGATGGTCAGCCCAGATGCACTTTTATGGTGGACATGATGAAAGCTAATGACACAGTGGAATGGGATTTCATTATTGCGACCCTTCAAGCCTTTAATATCCCCTCCACTTTGATTGGTTGGATCAAGAGCTGCATCTCTTCCGCTAAATTTTCAGTGTGTGTTAATGGTGAGTTGGCAGGTTTCTTTGCTAGAAGGCGTGGTTTAAGGCAAGGCGATCCCTTGTCTCCCTACCTTTTTGTGATTGCTATGGAAGTCCTCTCTCTTTGTATCCAAAGAAGAATAAATTGCTCTCCTTGTTTCCGGTACCATTGGCGGTGTGATCAGTTAAATTTATCTCACTTATGCTTTGCTGATGACTTGCTCATGTTTTGTAATGGTGATGAAAATTCTGTTCGCACTCTCCATGATGCTTTCTCTAATTTTGAGTCTTTATCTAGCCTTAAAGCGAATGTTTCTGAGAGTAAAATTTTTCTTGCTGGTGTTGATGGGAACTCAAGTGACTCTGTTCTTCAAGTTACAAACTTCTCTTTAGGAACGTGCCCAGTTCGTTATTTAGGTATTCCTCTAATCACTTCTAAATTGAGAATGCAAGATTGTTCCCCTTTGCTTGATCGAATTGAGACTCGTATAAAAAGTTGGGAGAATAAGGTGCTCTCCTTTGCTGGCAGACTGCAGCTCATTCAATCTGTTTTATCTAGCATCCAAGTGTATTGGGCTTCTCATTTGATCCTTCCTAAAAAAGTTCTCAAGGATATCGAAAAAAGACTTCGTTGTTTCTTATGGGCAGGTAATTGCTCGGGTAGGGCTGCTACTAAAGTTGCTTGGTCTGAAATTTGTCTCCCTAAATGTGAAGGAGGGCTTGGCATTAAAGACTTGCATTGCTGGAATAAAGCTTTAATGATCAGCCACATTTGGAACCTTGTCTCTAGTTCCTCCAACTTTTGGACTGATTGGGTAAAGGTTTATTTACTAAAAGGTAATTCGTTCTGGAATGCTCCTCTTCCTTCTATTTGCTCTTGGAATTGGAGAAAATTGCTTAAAATTAGGGAGCTTTGTTGTTCTTTCTTTGTCAATATCATTGGTGACGGTCGTGCTACTTCATTATGGTTTGATAATTGGCATCCTCTTGGCCCTCTTACTCTTAGATGGTCTTCTAATATTATTGGTGAATCTGGTCTCTCTAAGTCTGCCATG CTTACTCCTAATGGGTTTTATTCAACTTCTTCTGCTTGGAATACTCTTCGTCCTTCTAGGTTTATTGTTCCTTGGTATCGCCTAGTTTGGTTTG TTGCTGAGACTCACAACCATCTGTTCTTTGATTGTGCTTATTCTTTTGGTATATGGACTCATGTGTTGTCCAAGTGTGATGTGAGTAAGCCTCTCCTCCCTTGGTCTGATTTCATCTTTTGGGTGGCTACAAACTGGAAAGGTAATAGTTTACCTGTTGTGATCTTAAAGTTAGCTTTACAAGCTGTGGTTTATGCAATTTGGCGCGAGAGAAATAACCGCAGGTTTCGTAATGAGAGCCTTCCTCCCGCTGTTGTGTTCAAAGGAATTGTGGAGTCCATTCGCCTCTGCTTATTGTCTTGGAAGATCCCTCATACTCCTTCTAACGCTTACATTTTTCATGAATGGAGACTAGCTTCTTAG